From the Equus quagga isolate Etosha38 chromosome 16, UCLA_HA_Equagga_1.0, whole genome shotgun sequence genome, one window contains:
- the UTP23 gene encoding rRNA-processing protein UTP23 homolog, with product MKITRQKHAKKNLGFFRNNFGVREPYQILLDGTFCQAALRGRIQLREQLPRYLMGETQLCTTRCVLKELETLGKDLYGAKLIAQKCQIRNCSHLKNGVSGSECLLSMVEEGNPHHYFVASQDQNLSMKVKKKPGVPLMFIIQNTIVLDKPSPKTIAFVKAVESGQLVSVHEQESIRQLKEEQGLVKNPERRRKKRKKISGPNPLSCLKKKKKAQDTKSSASEKKRKRKRIRNRSTSKVLSVKQNAEG from the exons ATGAAGATCACGAGGCAGAAACACGCCAAGAAGAATCTCGGCTTCTTCCGCAACAATTTCGGCGTCCGCGAGCCGTACCAGATCCTGCTGGACGGCACCTTCTGTCAGGCGGCCCTGCGGGGCCGCATCCAGCTCCGGGAGCAGCTGCCCCGCTACCTCATGGGGGAGACACAGCTGTGCACCACCAG gtgtgtgTTAAAAGAGTTAGAAACATTGGGAAAGGACTTGTATGGGGCAAAACTGATTGCACAAAAATGCCAGATTCGGAATTGTTCCCATTTGAAGAATGGAGTGAGTGGATCAGAATGTCTGCTTTCCATGGTTGAAGAGGGAAATCCTCATCATTATTTTGTGGCATCACAG gatCAGAATTTGTCtatgaaagtaaagaaaaagccTGGAGTTCCTCTCATGTTTATTATTCAGAACACTATAGTCTTGGACAAACCTTCTCCCAAAACAATTGCCTTTGTTAAAGCTGTAGAGTCAGGCCAGCTTGTCTCGGTGCATGAGCAAGAGAGTATCAGGCAACTCAAAGAGGAACAGGGGCTAGTGAAAAACCCTGAACGGAGAAGAAAAAAGCGCAAGAAAATAAGTGGCCCCAATCCTCTTAGCtgtttgaagaaaaagaagaaagcacaggaTACCAAGTCATCTGcctctgaaaagaaaagaaaaagaaaaagaatccggAACAGATCTACCTCAAAAGTACTTTCTGTAAAGCAGAATGCAGAAGGATAA